In the Arthrobacter zhaoxinii genome, one interval contains:
- a CDS encoding MBL fold metallo-hydrolase produces the protein MFRIDNVVTSGTFSLDGGTWDVDNNVWIVGDDAQVIVIDPAHNINAIAEAVGEREVMAILLTHGHDDHIRAVGKARDRFSAPVFLHAADRMLWDAVFPDEGPDDVIEDGDTFEIAGHTLRALHTPGHSPGSVCFSLAAGEDVPEPVVFSGDTLFNGGPGATGRSYSDFPTIIESIRERLLTLPAETKVLTGHGDSTSIAAEGPHLQEWIDRGH, from the coding sequence ATGTTCCGCATCGACAACGTGGTCACCTCGGGAACCTTCTCCCTGGACGGCGGCACCTGGGACGTGGACAACAACGTCTGGATTGTCGGCGACGACGCCCAGGTCATCGTCATCGACCCCGCACACAACATCAACGCGATTGCCGAAGCCGTAGGTGAGCGGGAGGTCATGGCCATCCTGCTCACGCACGGCCACGACGACCACATCCGTGCCGTCGGCAAGGCCCGGGACCGCTTCAGCGCCCCGGTGTTCCTGCACGCCGCGGACCGGATGCTCTGGGATGCCGTGTTCCCCGACGAAGGCCCGGACGACGTGATTGAGGACGGCGACACGTTCGAGATCGCCGGCCATACCCTGCGCGCCCTGCACACCCCGGGCCACTCCCCCGGATCGGTGTGCTTCTCGCTGGCTGCGGGTGAGGACGTTCCGGAGCCGGTGGTCTTCAGCGGCGACACGCTGTTCAACGGCGGCCCCGGTGCCACGGGCCGTTCCTACAGCGACTTCCCGACCATCATCGAATCCATCCGGGAACGGCTGCTGACGCTGCCGGCGGAGACGAAGGTGCTCACCGGGCACGGGGATTCGACGTCGATCGCCGCCGAAGGTCCGCACCTGCAGGAATGGATCGACCGGGGGCACTAG
- a CDS encoding lipase maturation factor family protein, with translation MEWFSAEGYEFARQVLQRGIAAVYLIAFLSAAAQFRALLGENGLLPAPTFLARVKGRGIPTLFHWHYSDRFLLAVVWAGAVVAALLVAGVPQSGPWWLPMAAFLFIWGLYLSVVNIGQTFYGFGWESLLLEAGFLAAFLGSDDVAAPVAVLWAFRWLVFRLEFGAGLIKLRGDRVWRDLTALYYHHETQPMPNPASWFFHHLPRPLHRVEVLGNHFAQLVVPFFLFFPQPVASIAAAVVVITQFWLVLSGNFAWLNVLTILLACTAVSDSAVRAVLPGVQFAAPDPEATPAAFAVVVLAVTVAVLYWAWAPLKNLVRRDQLMNASFNRWHLSNAYGAFGSITRHRSEVVIEGTNDPPGPDARWLEYEFRGKPGDPRRMPRQFAPYHLRLDWLMWFLGLGASGAWFPVLLRKLLAADRRTLRLLRRDPFGGEAPRWIRARVYRYRFSTPAELRRERVWWVREPAGILVDPVEGPGPGGGPS, from the coding sequence ATGGAGTGGTTCAGCGCCGAAGGGTACGAATTCGCCCGCCAGGTCCTGCAGCGGGGTATTGCCGCCGTCTACCTGATCGCGTTCCTCTCCGCCGCCGCCCAGTTCCGGGCCCTGCTGGGCGAGAACGGACTGCTGCCGGCACCGACGTTCCTGGCCCGGGTTAAGGGCCGGGGAATTCCTACCCTCTTCCACTGGCACTACTCCGACCGGTTCCTGCTCGCCGTCGTCTGGGCAGGCGCCGTCGTCGCCGCCCTGCTGGTGGCGGGAGTGCCGCAGTCGGGGCCGTGGTGGCTGCCGATGGCGGCGTTCCTGTTTATCTGGGGGCTGTACCTGTCGGTGGTGAACATCGGGCAGACGTTCTACGGGTTCGGCTGGGAATCGCTCCTGCTGGAGGCCGGATTCCTGGCCGCGTTTTTGGGCTCCGACGACGTCGCGGCACCGGTGGCGGTGCTCTGGGCCTTCCGCTGGCTGGTGTTCCGGCTGGAATTCGGGGCCGGCCTGATCAAGCTGCGCGGCGACAGGGTGTGGCGGGACCTCACGGCCCTGTACTACCACCACGAAACCCAGCCGATGCCGAACCCGGCGAGCTGGTTCTTCCACCACCTGCCGCGGCCGCTGCACCGGGTGGAGGTGCTGGGCAACCACTTCGCCCAGCTGGTGGTGCCGTTCTTCCTGTTCTTCCCGCAGCCGGTGGCTTCGATCGCCGCGGCAGTGGTGGTGATTACCCAGTTCTGGCTGGTCCTCTCGGGGAACTTCGCCTGGCTGAACGTGCTGACCATCCTGCTGGCGTGCACGGCGGTCAGCGATTCGGCCGTGCGGGCGGTGCTTCCGGGCGTGCAGTTCGCCGCACCGGATCCGGAGGCAACCCCGGCGGCGTTCGCCGTCGTCGTCCTAGCCGTAACCGTGGCGGTCCTGTACTGGGCCTGGGCGCCGCTGAAGAACCTGGTCCGCCGGGACCAGCTGATGAATGCCAGCTTCAACCGCTGGCACCTGTCCAACGCCTACGGCGCGTTCGGGAGCATCACCCGGCACCGCAGCGAGGTGGTCATTGAGGGCACCAACGATCCGCCGGGGCCGGATGCCCGCTGGCTGGAGTACGAGTTTCGGGGCAAACCCGGGGACCCGCGCCGGATGCCGCGCCAGTTCGCGCCCTACCATCTGCGGCTGGACTGGCTGATGTGGTTTCTGGGCCTGGGTGCCTCCGGGGCCTGGTTCCCGGTGCTGCTGCGGAAACTGCTCGCTGCCGACCGCCGGACCCTGCGCCTGCTGCGCAGGGATCCGTTCGGCGGCGAGGCGCCCCGCTGGATCCGCGCCCGGGTCTACCGCTACCGTTTTTCCACGCCCGCGGAACTGCGCCGCGAACGGGTCTGGTGGGTACGGGAACCGGCGGGGATCCTCGTGGACCCGGTCGAGGGACCGGGTCCGGGAGGGGGTCCGTCCTAG
- a CDS encoding tyrosine-protein phosphatase — MPSFPDTAGFTAVGAAPATVEGLVNFRDLGGRRRRDGTLTPHGVFFRSETVDRIRPGGWDTLYALGVRTVVDLRQPPERARDTAGRPDWLTTVPVDLDGLAENPEFWKGYWNNGLMGTPLYYLPHLTRLPDRMGTVLQALADAPPGGVLFHCMAGRDRTGMTAMVLLAAVDAEPEEIREDYFETVRNADAFAAATGRPNPEAESEKLCAEHGTSMDGAIRAAVDRFSLQRLFDDAGLPEAVRTGIRTWRGAVTARP, encoded by the coding sequence TTGCCTAGCTTCCCCGACACGGCCGGCTTCACTGCAGTTGGCGCGGCTCCCGCCACTGTGGAGGGCCTAGTGAACTTCCGCGACCTGGGCGGCCGACGACGGCGCGACGGCACGCTCACGCCGCACGGGGTCTTCTTCCGCTCCGAAACGGTGGACCGGATTCGGCCCGGCGGCTGGGACACCCTGTATGCGCTGGGAGTGCGTACCGTCGTCGACCTCCGGCAGCCGCCCGAGCGCGCACGGGACACCGCCGGCCGCCCGGACTGGCTCACCACGGTTCCCGTGGACCTGGACGGGCTGGCGGAGAATCCGGAGTTCTGGAAGGGGTACTGGAACAACGGACTGATGGGCACGCCGCTGTACTACTTGCCGCACCTGACCCGGCTGCCGGACCGGATGGGTACCGTGCTGCAGGCGCTCGCCGATGCCCCGCCCGGCGGGGTGCTCTTCCACTGCATGGCCGGCCGGGACCGCACCGGAATGACCGCCATGGTCCTGCTCGCGGCAGTGGACGCGGAGCCGGAGGAGATCCGGGAGGACTACTTCGAAACCGTCCGCAACGCGGACGCCTTCGCAGCAGCAACGGGACGGCCCAATCCGGAGGCAGAGAGCGAAAAACTGTGCGCCGAGCACGGAACCAGCATGGACGGTGCTATCCGCGCGGCGGTGGACCGCTTTTCGCTGCAGCGGCTCTTTGACGACGCCGGGTTGCCGGAAGCAGTCCGCACCGGCATCCGCACCTGGCGGGGAGCAGTTACCGCCAGGCCTTGA
- a CDS encoding S-(hydroxymethyl)mycothiol dehydrogenase: MVHKVQAVVVKEKNAPVSLETILVPDPGPGEALVDILTCGVCHTDLHYKQGAINDDYPFLLGHEATGVVSAVGPDVTEVAPGDRVVLNWRAVCGECRACRKGEPQYCFNTANATQKMTLEDGTELTPALGIGAFAEKTLVAAGQCTKVDDDVDAAAVGLLGCGVMAGIGAAINTGAVQRGESVAVIGCGGVGIAAVAGAKLAGATTIIAVDIDSAKVELALAQGATHGINSKDEDPVEAIRALTGGFGADVVIDAVGRPETYRQAFYARDLAGRVVLVGVPNPEMKIELPLADVFGRGGSLKSSWYGDCLPSRDFPMLVEQYKLGRLDLDAFVTERIGLGDIEEAFTKMHDGKVLRSVVEL, encoded by the coding sequence ATGGTTCATAAAGTTCAGGCCGTAGTCGTCAAGGAAAAGAACGCCCCCGTCTCCCTGGAGACCATCCTGGTTCCGGATCCCGGCCCCGGCGAGGCCCTGGTGGACATCCTCACCTGCGGCGTCTGCCACACCGACCTGCACTACAAGCAGGGCGCCATCAATGATGACTATCCGTTCCTGCTCGGACACGAAGCCACCGGCGTCGTCTCCGCCGTCGGCCCCGACGTCACCGAGGTTGCCCCCGGTGACCGGGTGGTGCTGAACTGGCGCGCAGTGTGCGGCGAATGCCGCGCCTGCCGCAAGGGCGAGCCGCAGTACTGCTTCAACACCGCCAACGCCACGCAGAAGATGACCCTGGAGGACGGCACCGAGCTGACGCCAGCCCTGGGCATCGGCGCGTTCGCCGAGAAGACCCTCGTGGCCGCCGGCCAGTGCACCAAGGTGGACGACGACGTCGACGCCGCCGCCGTGGGCCTGCTCGGCTGCGGTGTTATGGCCGGCATCGGTGCCGCCATCAACACCGGCGCCGTGCAGCGCGGGGAATCCGTGGCCGTGATCGGCTGCGGCGGCGTGGGCATTGCCGCCGTCGCCGGTGCGAAGCTGGCCGGCGCCACCACCATCATTGCCGTGGACATCGACTCGGCCAAGGTTGAGCTGGCTCTGGCCCAGGGCGCCACGCACGGCATCAACTCCAAGGACGAAGATCCGGTGGAAGCCATCCGCGCCCTCACCGGCGGCTTCGGCGCCGACGTCGTGATTGACGCGGTGGGACGCCCGGAGACCTATCGGCAGGCCTTCTACGCCCGCGACCTCGCCGGCCGCGTGGTGCTGGTGGGTGTGCCGAACCCGGAGATGAAGATCGAACTGCCGCTGGCGGACGTGTTCGGCCGCGGCGGCTCCCTGAAGTCCTCCTGGTACGGCGACTGCCTGCCCTCCCGGGACTTCCCCATGCTGGTGGAGCAGTACAAGCTCGGCCGGCTGGACCTGGATGCCTTCGTCACCGAGCGCATCGGCCTGGGCGACATCGAGGAAGCCTTCACCAAGATGCATGACGGCAAGGTCCTGCGTTCGGTGGTGGAACTGTAA
- a CDS encoding SOS response-associated peptidase, giving the protein MARSVGDLVAEAEAEADANLELRASWNVAPTSDVPVVLERFVEVPGRGRSQVREIHVARWGLVPAWARDASVGVRAFNARSETVLEKPTFREAVLSRRCAVPVDGYYEWKAGPGKVRRPFYVSRADGSPIFFAGLYEWWRDPAKAEGDPEKWLLSTSILTVASPPAASAEPVLRELAELHDRLPLPLSPDAMAAWLDPARRDAGTLVALATEQAYAAAAGWVLSEAHPAVGNVRNDGEYLLRPGPEDVSAAAVPAEDVLF; this is encoded by the coding sequence ATGGCCCGTTCCGTTGGTGACCTGGTCGCCGAGGCCGAGGCGGAGGCGGACGCCAACCTGGAACTGCGGGCGTCCTGGAATGTGGCGCCGACGTCGGACGTCCCGGTGGTCCTGGAAAGGTTCGTTGAGGTGCCGGGCCGGGGACGCTCGCAGGTGCGCGAGATCCACGTTGCCCGGTGGGGCCTGGTGCCGGCGTGGGCACGGGATGCGTCCGTAGGCGTTAGGGCCTTCAATGCCCGCAGTGAAACCGTTCTGGAGAAGCCGACGTTCCGTGAAGCGGTTCTCTCGCGCCGCTGCGCCGTGCCGGTGGACGGTTACTACGAATGGAAGGCGGGCCCCGGCAAGGTTCGCCGGCCGTTCTATGTTTCCCGTGCCGACGGGTCCCCGATCTTCTTTGCCGGCCTGTATGAGTGGTGGCGGGATCCGGCCAAGGCAGAAGGCGACCCGGAGAAGTGGCTGCTCTCGACGTCGATCCTCACCGTGGCCTCGCCCCCGGCGGCGAGCGCCGAACCGGTGCTGCGCGAACTGGCCGAGCTGCATGACCGGCTGCCGCTGCCGCTGTCCCCGGACGCCATGGCTGCCTGGCTGGATCCGGCGCGGCGCGACGCAGGCACACTGGTGGCACTGGCCACGGAGCAGGCCTACGCGGCGGCGGCGGGCTGGGTGCTGTCTGAAGCCCATCCGGCCGTCGGCAATGTGCGCAACGACGGCGAGTACCTGCTGCGGCCAGGCCCGGAGGACGTATCTGCCGCTGCCGTGCCGGCGGAGGACGTGCTGTTCTAG
- a CDS encoding DUF2087 domain-containing protein: MGETNKSEENRWRPVVAALAHRGHRHLYARAVLARDWDTLHEDQLTAEEAKSLAVLCRAGLLETRKGWIFSSETVLEEMLAASDPRDTTVQRFFVNGKVETYPRKRADRLELLHFLAGEVFEHARPPEPGLRPVLTEKEVTTRLAAFTADPAAIRRYLVDEGIVARDAAGTQYWLIRPRPAEGMEFA; this comes from the coding sequence GTGGGGGAAACTAACAAATCGGAAGAGAACCGGTGGCGTCCGGTGGTGGCAGCGCTCGCACACCGGGGCCACCGGCATCTGTATGCCCGCGCCGTGCTGGCCCGCGACTGGGACACGCTGCATGAGGACCAGCTCACCGCCGAAGAGGCAAAATCCCTGGCCGTCCTGTGCCGTGCAGGCCTGTTGGAGACTCGGAAGGGCTGGATATTCTCCTCGGAAACCGTCTTGGAGGAGATGCTCGCCGCATCCGACCCGCGGGACACCACCGTGCAGCGCTTCTTCGTGAACGGCAAGGTCGAGACCTACCCGCGCAAACGCGCCGACCGGCTGGAGCTGCTGCATTTCCTGGCCGGGGAGGTCTTTGAACACGCCCGGCCGCCGGAGCCGGGACTGCGTCCGGTCCTGACGGAAAAGGAAGTCACCACCCGGCTGGCCGCCTTCACCGCAGACCCCGCTGCCATCCGCCGCTATCTGGTGGACGAAGGCATCGTGGCCCGGGACGCCGCCGGCACCCAGTACTGGCTCATCCGTCCCCGTCCGGCGGAAGGAATGGAATTTGCCTAG
- a CDS encoding chorismate mutase encodes MGAAEQKSGSGQLDDVRTAIDEIDEEIVALIFRRQRLVRVAGGLKDNDDAVRSPKRMEEVIAHVRHAAEEQDGDCNVVERTYKAMIEAFIDYELKVRHEMETQRKLDAFSRS; translated from the coding sequence ATGGGAGCAGCTGAACAGAAATCCGGGTCGGGACAGCTAGACGACGTCCGGACGGCAATTGACGAAATTGATGAGGAAATTGTCGCGCTGATCTTTCGGCGGCAGCGGCTGGTCCGGGTCGCCGGGGGGCTGAAGGACAATGACGACGCCGTCCGCTCACCCAAGCGCATGGAGGAAGTCATTGCCCACGTCCGGCACGCGGCCGAAGAGCAGGACGGCGACTGCAACGTGGTGGAACGCACGTACAAGGCCATGATCGAAGCCTTTATCGACTACGAGTTGAAGGTCCGCCACGAGATGGAGACCCAGCGCAAGCTGGACGCCTTCAGCCGCAGTTAG
- a CDS encoding VOC family protein has translation MNPSVSVVTVGVRDLEVTYAFYVSRMGWEAVQYVPDEVIFFQVNHGLLLAFFRGDHLAAEAGAAGELHNAPVTLGHNVDSAAEVDAVLANAAGAGGIITAPGTQMSWGGYSGYFTDPDGLRWEVCFNPGLRVDDAGRVTLAVI, from the coding sequence GTGAATCCCTCTGTTTCCGTGGTTACCGTAGGCGTACGGGACCTCGAAGTAACTTACGCGTTCTACGTTTCCCGCATGGGCTGGGAAGCGGTGCAGTATGTGCCGGACGAAGTCATCTTCTTCCAGGTCAACCACGGGCTGCTGCTGGCCTTCTTCCGGGGCGACCATCTGGCCGCGGAAGCCGGCGCGGCGGGCGAACTCCACAACGCCCCGGTCACCCTCGGTCACAACGTGGATTCCGCCGCCGAGGTGGACGCCGTGCTGGCCAACGCCGCCGGTGCCGGCGGGATCATCACCGCGCCCGGAACGCAGATGAGCTGGGGCGGCTATTCCGGTTACTTCACGGACCCGGACGGACTGCGCTGGGAGGTCTGCTTCAACCCCGGACTTAGGGTGGACGACGCCGGCCGGGTCACCCTGGCAGTGATTTAG
- a CDS encoding DUF427 domain-containing protein, which translates to MALHISPAFWKLLPELRYEPTPRRIRAQLGGNTVVDSTNAVLAYEPRRVTPIYAVPAGDISAEVAAASEPDGDPLAEVPPGALMDPRYPFSAHTAPGQPLDLRAGAHELPGAGFRPDDADLGGYVLLDFNAFDRWLEEDQMVEGHPRDPFHRVDAVDSSRAVRVHLDGQLLAETRQPLLVYETMLPPRTYFPRGDVDWDVLNTSTFRSVCPYKGTANYWSVAGHPAGTDLAWSYERVLPDSAQLKDRVSFFDERTDVYVDDTKQEINSLFRF; encoded by the coding sequence ATGGCCCTGCACATCAGTCCCGCTTTCTGGAAACTCCTGCCGGAGCTGCGCTACGAACCTACGCCGCGGCGTATCCGTGCGCAGCTCGGCGGCAACACCGTGGTGGATTCCACCAATGCGGTGCTGGCCTATGAGCCGAGACGGGTCACCCCTATCTACGCCGTACCCGCCGGAGATATCTCAGCGGAGGTGGCGGCTGCTTCGGAGCCCGACGGCGACCCGCTGGCCGAGGTGCCGCCCGGCGCCCTGATGGACCCGCGCTACCCGTTCTCCGCGCACACTGCCCCCGGCCAGCCACTGGACCTGCGTGCGGGTGCGCATGAGCTGCCCGGTGCGGGGTTCCGTCCGGATGATGCAGATCTTGGCGGGTATGTGCTGCTGGACTTCAATGCGTTCGACCGGTGGCTGGAGGAAGACCAGATGGTTGAGGGGCACCCCCGGGACCCCTTCCACCGGGTCGACGCCGTGGACTCCTCGCGTGCCGTGCGGGTGCACCTGGACGGACAGCTGCTGGCCGAGACCCGCCAGCCGCTGCTCGTGTACGAAACCATGCTTCCGCCGCGGACCTACTTTCCGCGCGGGGACGTGGACTGGGATGTCCTCAACACATCGACCTTCCGGTCCGTCTGCCCGTACAAGGGGACGGCGAACTACTGGTCGGTGGCCGGGCATCCGGCGGGAACGGACCTGGCCTGGTCGTATGAACGGGTGCTGCCCGACTCGGCGCAGCTGAAAGACCGGGTCTCGTTCTTCGACGAGCGCACCGACGTGTATGTGGATGACACCAAACAGGAGATCAACTCCCTGTTCCGCTTCTAA
- a CDS encoding NADPH-dependent F420 reductase: MTTIGILGAGQAGTTLARVATAAGYDVVIANSRGPETLQRLVKDLGPRARAAYAAEAAAAADFAVTAFPYAPGDRLPVQELAGKVVIDNNNYMVWRDGNFPDVDAGLKTIHELRQEQLPASKVVKAFNHVQFHERFHLRVPSDALPAIIRLARPAGAPDRKALAVSSDYPEAVELVTRFYDDLGFDAVDNSPLSESWRSSPGTPMWRHHVDGQSREELIRNLQRAQRSVIAAAAQAKGPSPA; the protein is encoded by the coding sequence GTGACTACCATCGGCATCCTCGGCGCGGGCCAGGCCGGAACAACGCTTGCCCGGGTGGCGACGGCGGCGGGCTACGACGTCGTTATCGCGAATTCGCGGGGACCCGAAACCTTGCAGCGGCTGGTCAAGGACTTGGGACCGCGGGCACGCGCCGCCTACGCGGCAGAGGCCGCGGCTGCAGCTGACTTCGCCGTGACCGCGTTCCCGTACGCGCCCGGTGACCGGCTGCCGGTCCAGGAACTCGCAGGAAAAGTCGTGATCGATAACAACAATTACATGGTCTGGCGCGACGGGAACTTCCCTGACGTCGATGCCGGGCTCAAGACAATCCATGAGTTACGTCAGGAACAGCTGCCCGCCTCAAAGGTCGTCAAGGCGTTCAATCACGTCCAGTTCCATGAGCGCTTCCACCTCCGTGTCCCCAGCGATGCGCTGCCGGCCATCATACGGCTGGCGCGACCGGCCGGAGCACCTGACCGTAAGGCGCTGGCCGTCTCCAGCGATTACCCGGAGGCCGTCGAACTGGTGACCCGGTTCTACGACGATCTCGGATTCGATGCAGTTGATAACAGTCCCCTGAGCGAATCCTGGCGCAGCAGCCCCGGTACGCCGATGTGGCGCCACCACGTCGATGGACAAAGCCGCGAGGAACTCATCCGCAATCTGCAGCGCGCTCAACGGTCCGTCATCGCGGCAGCGGCTCAGGCGAAGGGACCCTCGCCTGCGTAA
- a CDS encoding helix-turn-helix transcriptional regulator, with product MSKTPNALGDYLRARRELVTPKQAGIPDIGVRRVPGLRREEVAMLAGISADYYLRLERGRDRHPSVQVLESIARVLQLDDDHLAHLLTLVADVPRQRVRRPAKESAPPGALKLLDSLAQPAFIEGRYFDILASNSLAKALSPRLDVGGNQLRDMFLDPAEQALYPEWEAVTECFVANLRQSVGKDVDNPRFIELVGELSLASPYFRRMWARHEVGPQRGTPMRLNHPQIGEMTLNRERLGINGADGLMLVIYHPDAGSDNAEKLALLASAAFSTNRGQEHPHTSAGLSNE from the coding sequence ATGAGTAAGACACCGAACGCCCTTGGCGACTACCTGCGGGCCAGGCGTGAGCTGGTAACCCCGAAGCAGGCCGGCATCCCGGACATAGGTGTGCGGCGCGTGCCCGGACTTCGGCGCGAGGAAGTGGCCATGCTCGCCGGCATCAGCGCCGATTACTACCTGCGGTTGGAGCGCGGTCGGGACCGGCACCCCTCCGTGCAGGTCCTCGAGTCCATCGCCCGCGTGCTCCAACTTGACGACGACCACCTCGCGCACCTGCTCACGCTGGTTGCGGACGTTCCCCGGCAGCGCGTTCGCCGGCCGGCCAAGGAATCCGCTCCCCCTGGTGCACTCAAGCTGCTGGATTCGCTCGCCCAGCCCGCCTTCATCGAGGGGCGGTACTTCGACATCCTGGCCTCGAACAGTCTGGCGAAGGCGCTCTCACCCCGTCTTGATGTCGGGGGGAACCAGCTGAGGGACATGTTCCTCGACCCGGCCGAGCAGGCCCTTTATCCGGAGTGGGAAGCGGTGACGGAGTGCTTCGTTGCGAACCTTCGGCAGTCCGTGGGCAAGGATGTCGATAATCCCCGTTTCATTGAACTCGTCGGAGAGCTTTCGCTGGCGAGCCCCTACTTCCGCCGAATGTGGGCACGGCATGAAGTGGGGCCCCAGAGAGGCACACCGATGCGGCTCAACCACCCGCAGATCGGGGAAATGACCCTCAACCGGGAGCGGCTGGGCATCAACGGAGCGGACGGACTGATGCTCGTCATTTACCACCCCGACGCCGGGTCGGACAATGCTGAGAAACTCGCGCTCCTTGCCTCCGCGGCCTTCTCAACGAACAGGGGCCAGGAACATCCACACACCAGCGCTGGGTTAAGCAACGAGTAA
- a CDS encoding VOC family protein, which yields MTSIFVDDQDKALDFYTRVLGFEQRQDVPAGGARWLTVGVPGEDTGVELLLEPAGHPAVAPFTEALVADGIPFTSFAVDSVEDEYQRLLDLGVAFTQPPTRMGPITTAVFSDTVGNLIQIADTAD from the coding sequence GTGACCAGTATTTTTGTGGACGACCAGGACAAGGCACTGGATTTTTATACGCGTGTGCTGGGATTCGAGCAGCGGCAGGATGTGCCGGCGGGCGGGGCGCGCTGGCTGACTGTGGGTGTGCCGGGGGAGGACACCGGGGTGGAACTGCTGCTCGAACCGGCCGGGCATCCCGCCGTCGCGCCATTCACGGAGGCGCTGGTAGCGGACGGGATCCCCTTCACCTCCTTCGCCGTTGACAGCGTGGAGGACGAATATCAACGGCTGTTGGACCTGGGCGTGGCCTTCACCCAGCCGCCTACCCGGATGGGACCAATAACGACGGCGGTTTTCTCCGACACCGTCGGCAACCTTATCCAGATTGCCGATACTGCGGACTGA
- a CDS encoding PIG-L family deacetylase produces the protein MTGSHVLALVVAHPDDDAYGLAGTVALHEHDPGFRFVLVHATDGGAGQIDPSYPPVNEPLGRIRRRETDAAWMAHGRPPDRHEWLDYDDGAVAAVPFGELEERIGGILAQERPDVVATFGPDGLTGHPDHIAVGAATDAAFGRLKADGGPGLQRLLHGGVCRSTWDRWNRSRIRHGLQPWIEGRVYDVHPIPDEQIGIEVNVGSVAHRVVAGLMEHRTQRHVVSPGVPPDVDEDVRWGRTVGSEMLAIAWPPRQPGGAVLSDVFEGLD, from the coding sequence ATGACCGGATCGCATGTCCTTGCCCTCGTCGTCGCCCACCCCGACGACGACGCCTACGGGCTGGCCGGAACGGTGGCACTGCACGAACACGATCCGGGGTTCCGCTTCGTCCTGGTCCACGCGACCGACGGCGGCGCGGGGCAGATCGATCCGTCCTATCCGCCGGTGAACGAACCGCTCGGGCGGATCCGCCGGCGGGAGACGGACGCCGCCTGGATGGCCCACGGCCGGCCGCCGGACCGCCACGAGTGGCTGGACTACGACGACGGCGCGGTCGCCGCAGTTCCCTTCGGGGAACTCGAGGAGCGCATCGGCGGCATTCTGGCACAGGAGCGGCCCGACGTCGTCGCCACCTTCGGTCCCGACGGGCTCACCGGGCACCCGGACCACATCGCGGTGGGAGCGGCCACGGATGCGGCGTTCGGGCGCCTGAAGGCCGACGGCGGTCCGGGGCTGCAGCGCCTGCTGCACGGGGGAGTGTGCCGCTCCACCTGGGACCGGTGGAACCGCAGCCGGATCCGGCACGGACTTCAACCGTGGATCGAGGGAAGGGTGTATGACGTGCATCCGATCCCGGACGAGCAGATCGGGATCGAGGTCAATGTCGGCAGTGTGGCGCACCGGGTCGTGGCAGGGCTCATGGAACACCGGACCCAGCGGCACGTGGTCTCACCCGGGGTGCCCCCGGATGTGGACGAAGACGTCCGCTGGGGGCGCACCGTCGGCTCCGAGATGCTGGCCATCGCCTGGCCGCCGCGGCAGCCAGGGGGTGCGGTGCTGAGCGATGTTTTCGAGGGGCTGGACTAG
- a CDS encoding mycoredoxin produces the protein MFSTSWCGYCRRLKSQLDAQGIGYTEVNIEDVEGTAELVASLNGGNQTVPTVIFPDGSAATNPSASEVKSRLGL, from the coding sequence ATGTTTTCCACCTCCTGGTGCGGATACTGCCGCCGCCTGAAGTCCCAGCTGGATGCCCAGGGCATCGGCTACACCGAGGTCAACATCGAGGACGTGGAAGGCACCGCGGAGCTGGTAGCCTCGCTCAACGGCGGCAACCAGACCGTCCCCACCGTGATTTTCCCCGACGGTTCCGCGGCCACCAATCCTTCCGCTTCCGAGGTGAAGTCCCGCCTCGGCCTCTAG